The Caproicibacterium amylolyticum genome includes the window GAATGGGAGATTGGATGTTTAACAGTTTCGCAGCGAGTGTGTTCAGTGCGTCACTGAACAGCTGATAGTGTCCGCCAGCAAGGAACCGCCGCCGTGCCGCCACCATTTCCTTGTCATCACCGGGGTCTTTGCTGTGTTTCTTGTTTGGCGGCAGCAGGTATAAATAGCCCTCTTTGGCGAAGTCAAAGCAGTGACCGTTTTCGCATGCCACAGAGCAATTACTATTCGTATAATATAAATTTTTATTACAGATTGGACAAGTGAAATACATATTTAAAATACTCCAAACATTGCTTCCAGTGCCTGCATTACAGGTTCGGCTTTTGGCTGTACGTTTTAAATTTACATTTATTTTTCAATGAAGTTGTGGGGCATTCTGCCCCGCGCCCTGAGTGACTTTCTGTTTCAGCAGAAAGTCACCAAAGACAGACAAAGGCTGCGCCTTTGCTGCCAAGCCGCGCGGGGTACAGTTTGTTTGCGCAAAAACAATTCTTTTGCAATGCTGGTTTGCCACTGCAGGCTTGGGTGCTAAAATGCCTCAGTTTGCATAAAACGGCGGCTTTGCGCCCCTGCAGCAATTTACGCTTTCGCTTCGTACCAAGTTTTTCCGGATTTTGCGTCCGCGGTGAGCGGAACTGCCAGGGAAACGGCATTTTCCATTTCTTCCTGCAACAATTTTGCGGCGGTTTCCGCTTCTGCCTCTGGTGCTTCCACAATCAGTTCATCGTGCACCTGTAAAATCAACTGGGCGGAAAGGCCCTCCCTTTTCAGGCGCTCCTCCACATGAATCATGGCGATTTTAATAATATCGGCGGCGGCTCCCTGAATCGGCATATTCCGCGCCACGCGTTCGCCAAAGGAACGCAGATTAAAGTTGCTGCTGGAAAGTTCCGGCAGGTACCGCCGCCGGCCAAACATGGTTTCGGCGTAGCCTTTTTCTTTTGCCTCGGCAACCACCCGTTCCATGTAATCGTTGATGCCGTTGTAATGCTGCAGATAATCCTTTATATAGGTATCCGCCTCCTGCCGGGAGATGCGCAGCTGCTTGGAAAGGGAAAAAGCACCGATGCCGTACACAATGCCGAAATTGACCGCTTTGGCACGGCTGCGCATGAGCGGACTGACCATTTCTTCCGGCATATGAAACACCTGCGCCGCGGTCGCGCGGTGAATGTCTGCTCCGCTTTTAAAGGCGTCAATCATGTTCTGGTCATTAGCAACGTGTGCCAACACACGCAGTTCAATTTGGGAATAGTCGGCGTCAATCAGCACGCAGCCGGGTTTTGCAACAAAGAAACGGCGCAGTTCGCGGCCAAGGTCGGTACGTACCGGAATGTTCTGCAAGTTCGGTTCTGTGGAGCTGATGCGGCCGGTGCGGGTTTCTGTCTGATTAAAGCTGGAGTGAATGCGTCCGTCCGGTGCAATGACTTTCAGCAGACCGTCACAGTAGGTGGATTTCAACTTGCTGACGGTGCGGTACTGCAAAATCAATTCCACAGCCGGATGCTCATAGCGCAGATTTTCCAGCACGGCAGCACTGGTGGACCACCCGCTTTTCGTCTTTTTCCCGTGCGGCAGTCCCAGTTTGTCAAACAGTGCTTCACCGAGTTGTTTGGGGCTGTTCAGGTTAAATTCGTATCCGACCTGTTCCCAAATATCCTTTTGATAGGACTGAACCTGCTCCTCCAGCACCTTTCCGTATTTTGCGATACCGGAACGGTCCACAGCAAAGCCGGTCTGTTCCATGTGCGCCAGCACGTGGGCGAGCGGCTGCTCAATGTCACGCAGCAGCGGGGTTTCACCGGAATCTTCGATTTTTTCCGCCAGTGCTTTGCACAGCTGCGGCAGGGCGCAGACGCTCGCACAGGAGGTCAGTGTGTCGGTACGCATTAAATCCTGCGGCTGCATATGCTTCATCGTTACATCAGCGGGCAAAGGGGCACCGTATTCCTGACAGAGACGCTCAAAATTGTAGCCGCTTGCGGTTGCATTCAGAAGGTACGCTGCCAGCAAAGCGTCCTGCACCAAGTTGAGTTGTGCGCCTGCCGACTCTGCGGCGGTAAAAAGCGGTTTGCTGTCATAGGTGCAGCACGGCAGCTGCAGGGCGAAAATGCGCTTCCAGTCGTCGGGGTCTTCCAGAAGAAAGGCACCGTCCCCCTGTGCAACAGACAAGCGCTGCAGATTTCTGCCGTCAAAGTCGCCGAGTACATAGATTTGTCCGTCCTTTTGCAGGTTGCTGCACAGTTGATCCATGTCCGGATGCACATCAAGCGGAATGGCGGCAGGAGCGGCTGCGGCTTCTTCTGCAGAAGTGTCAGTTGGAGCGGGAACGCTGCCCCAGTCCATCTTTTCCAGCAGCTTAAAGAATTCCAGACGGCGCATCAGTACGGCTGCTTCCGATTGTTTGGCAGGCGACTTCACATAAGATTTCGGGTTTGTATCGACCGGTGCACTGGTGCAGATGGTGCCAAGTTCATGAGAAAGGTAGGCACTTTCCTTGCCGTCACGCAGTTTTTGACGCAGGTTTTCGCGGATTTCCAGTTCATCCAGATGTGCATAAATATAATCAATGGAATGATACTTCTGAATCAAATCCCCTGCGCCTTTGGGGCCGATTCCCTTTACGCCGGGGATACAGTCGGAGGAGTCCCCCTGCAGAGCCTTGATTTCAATCATTTCCGGCGGCTTTACGCCATAGTCCTCCATGACGCGCTGTTCATCATAAAGCGTGACCTGCGGCTGACCGTATTTGGTGCTTGCCAGACGCACGGAAACGTAAGGCCCAACCAGCTGAAGGCTGTCGCGGTCTCCGGTGGCAATGACACAGGTGTCTTTCCGTTCTGTGCAGGAACGCCCCAGTGTACCCAGAATATCGTCTGCTTCGTAACCCTCGCAGGTAACTAAACAGTAGCCGAGCAGGGTCAGCAGCTCTTTCAGGTTTGGCAGCTGCTGCGCCAGTTCTTCGGGCATACCGTGGCGGTTTGCCTTGTAACCGGAGTACCGCTTGTGGCGAAAAGTCGGTGCTTTTAGGTCAAATGCGATTGCCACCGCATCCGGCTGCACTTCGCTTTCCAGTTTTTGCAGCATGGTCAGGAAACCGTAAATTCCGTTTGTGTACAGCCCTTCCTTTGTTGTAAGGAGCTTGATGCCGTAAAAGGCGCGGTTCAGGATGCTGTTGCCGTCCAGAACGAGTAATTTCATGGGGACCTCCCGCAGTTTTTTAAATAAGCGTACAAAGTAAAAGATAATTAAAGCCGGACTTTTACACCCAGCAGGCCAGCCAGTCCGGCAGCCTGCGTCAGGCTGACTGTGCAGCCTTTCAGTTCCACAGGCGGCGAGGAAACAATGGGCGAGGAAAAGGTGTTGTTGGAAAAATCAATACCGGTGAGCATCGTTTTGAAAAAGCTGCAGCGAACAAAGCGGCAGTCAGCTGCCGAAAAGCGTTTGAGTGTGGTATCAGCCAGCGAGACCTCTGTGAAATCACACTCCCGAAATTCAGCATCGGTCATTTTCACACGGTCAAAACAGGCATATTGCAGGTTTGCCTGCTTTACGCTGAACTGCCGAAAAACGGAGCCGCCGAAGTTAGTGCCCAGGCAGCGGCAGTTCTGAAAACTGCATCGTTCAAAAAAGGCATCCGTAAAAACGCTGTTGGAAAAATCGCAGCCGCGGAAAACGACATCGGTGAAAGAAGCACCGTCAAAAGGACATTCTGAAAATGTGCAGTTTTCAAACAGGCTGTTTCGCACATCCAAACGCGAAAAGTCCTGTTGTTTGGCAGAGCTGCTGTGAACCTGCAAAGCGCTCAGCGGCATTTCCTCCTGCAGAAAGGACTGTACATACTGCACGAAATCCTGTGGTTCAAAAAGGGATTCAGCTGCTGTCACGGCGGGCTGCTGCATAAAATGGTTCCTCCAGTGTTGTGATATAAACCTTATTATACCACGATTCTGTGGCGCGGAAAAGCCGCAAACTGCCGCCTGCCGTAAAATGTGCGCAATACTTTTGTTTATGCACAAAAGTGTGTATAATAAATACGGAAAATGTTCAGCAGCCGCAAGACTAAAAACAGGCGGCCGGGAAGGAATTTATGTTGAAAATCGGAAATGTGGAATTGACAGGACAGGCATTGCTGGCACCGATGGCGGGGGTGACCGACCGCGCTTTTCGGGAGCTTTGCGTGCGCTTTGGCGCGGGCTACTGCGTAACGGAAATGGTGAGCGCAAAGGCGCTGGAATATGAAGATAAAAAGACAGCGGGATTGATGGATATCGGCCCAAAGGAACACCCGTGCGGCATTCAGATTTTTGGCAGTGAGCCGAAAACAATGGCGTTGGCAGCCAAACGTGCGCTTGCGTTTGGGCCGGATATTATAGATATCAACATGGGCTGCCCTGTGCCGAAAATCAATGCTTCCGGCAGCGGTGCGGCGCTTATGAAGACGCCGCAGCTGTGCCGGGAAATCGTGGCGGCAGTCAAGGATGCGGTGAACATTCCGGTGACCGTAAAAATCCGTACCGGGTGGGACAGCGGCAGCATTAATGCGGTGGAGGTGGCGAAAATCTGTGCAGAAGCGGGTGCGGACGCAGTTGCGGTACATGCGCGTACAAAAACGCAAATGTACAAGCCGGGTGTGGACTGGCGCATGATCCGCGCCGTAAAAGAGGCAGTTTCCATTCCGGTCATTGGAAACGGGGATGTTACGGGGCCGAATGCCGCGGCACATATGCTGGAACAGACCGGCTGCGACGCGGTTATGATTGGACGCAGTGCGATGGGAAATCCGTGGATCTTCCAGCAGATCAATGCGGCCTTGCAGGAGCAGGTGGAGATTGTTCCGCAGCCGGGGCTTTACCAGCGGATGACCGTCATGCTGCAGCATATTGCCAAAATGGTGGAGTATAAAGGGGAGCACCGCGCCATGCACGAAGCGCGCAAGCACGTTGCGTGGTATCTGCATGGGCTGCGGGGAGCGGCAGAGTTTCGCCGCCGCTCCGGCGAACTGGAAACATATCGTGATCTGGAACTGCTGGCGCGGGATATCCTGAACGAAAATCAAGAAGAAACGGAAGAAAACAGTCGGTAAAAATAGGTGTGGTTTTGCCGTAATTCCGGCAGATTTCTGTCCCAAAAGGTTTATGCACAACGGAAGCGGTTCTGTCATGGCAGAAAATACGGATTTTTCACCGAATTGCGTCACACGATAACTCTTGTATTCGTGTACTTGTTTGTGTTAAAATAGAAAACACTGATAAATGGAAAACATGTCTGGCGGGCGCTTTGCCCGCTTTGTACTGGAGGTACAATAAAAGTGAAAAAAAAGACAGTTCGTACACTGCTTTTGCTCTTCACACTCGTTTTTACAGTGTCCTCTTTCAGCATTTCTGCATGGGCAGAAAGCGGCACAGGCGATATTACACCCACTCCACCCACTTCGGAAGTACCGGATACACCTGCCAGCAGTGAGCCGGCATCTCAGGAACCGGCACCGGAATCCAAACCGGCAGAATCCGAAACACCTTCTCAGCCGGCTTCCAAGGAACCGGAAAGGCCGGCACAGTCTAACGCTGAGAAACCCTCCTATTCCAAACCTTCCGGCGGCAACACGGATGAAACTCCCAGCAAGGCAACAAGCCGGCAGGAGTATGTAGATCCGGACAACGTGGTAAGTGACAGCGGAGCTGCCTCTGTTACACAGCGGCCAAACACCTATGAAAGCCATATCAACCAAAACGCTTCGGCAGTTGCAAGTACATCTCCAAATGCAAATTCCGAGGACTGGAGCAACCTGATGTCCGGCCTGTCCAGCGCATCTTCAGCGGTTTCATCCACTACTGTCAGCATGGCAGCGGGCGGAGCAGGCACAGTTACAGCCGGCAAAAACGGCGGCACTTCCTCACTGTTTATGCTGGGTGTGGGCCTGATTATTGCGGCAGTCTGCGGAATTGGTGCGTTCATTTATCTGCAGTTTTTCTCACATAAGCGCCGCGGCGGTGGCCAAGCCGGACATAAAGAAGACGATTATGAGGACAGTGACGACTTTGAGTATGCAACCAGCGAATTAGAGCGTATTACTGAGGACACACATCCGGCGGCTGCACAAAACAGCGGTGCCACACGTGCGACTGCAACGGTTATTCCGCGCCATATTCCGGAAACGATGGAAGATACCATTGACAATTTTACAGACA containing:
- the polA gene encoding DNA polymerase I, which produces MKLLVLDGNSILNRAFYGIKLLTTKEGLYTNGIYGFLTMLQKLESEVQPDAVAIAFDLKAPTFRHKRYSGYKANRHGMPEELAQQLPNLKELLTLLGYCLVTCEGYEADDILGTLGRSCTERKDTCVIATGDRDSLQLVGPYVSVRLASTKYGQPQVTLYDEQRVMEDYGVKPPEMIEIKALQGDSSDCIPGVKGIGPKGAGDLIQKYHSIDYIYAHLDELEIRENLRQKLRDGKESAYLSHELGTICTSAPVDTNPKSYVKSPAKQSEAAVLMRRLEFFKLLEKMDWGSVPAPTDTSAEEAAAAPAAIPLDVHPDMDQLCSNLQKDGQIYVLGDFDGRNLQRLSVAQGDGAFLLEDPDDWKRIFALQLPCCTYDSKPLFTAAESAGAQLNLVQDALLAAYLLNATASGYNFERLCQEYGAPLPADVTMKHMQPQDLMRTDTLTSCASVCALPQLCKALAEKIEDSGETPLLRDIEQPLAHVLAHMEQTGFAVDRSGIAKYGKVLEEQVQSYQKDIWEQVGYEFNLNSPKQLGEALFDKLGLPHGKKTKSGWSTSAAVLENLRYEHPAVELILQYRTVSKLKSTYCDGLLKVIAPDGRIHSSFNQTETRTGRISSTEPNLQNIPVRTDLGRELRRFFVAKPGCVLIDADYSQIELRVLAHVANDQNMIDAFKSGADIHRATAAQVFHMPEEMVSPLMRSRAKAVNFGIVYGIGAFSLSKQLRISRQEADTYIKDYLQHYNGINDYMERVVAEAKEKGYAETMFGRRRYLPELSSSNFNLRSFGERVARNMPIQGAAADIIKIAMIHVEERLKREGLSAQLILQVHDELIVEAPEAEAETAAKLLQEEMENAVSLAVPLTADAKSGKTWYEAKA
- a CDS encoding pentapeptide repeat-containing protein, which produces MQQPAVTAAESLFEPQDFVQYVQSFLQEEMPLSALQVHSSSAKQQDFSRLDVRNSLFENCTFSECPFDGASFTDVVFRGCDFSNSVFTDAFFERCSFQNCRCLGTNFGGSVFRQFSVKQANLQYACFDRVKMTDAEFRECDFTEVSLADTTLKRFSAADCRFVRCSFFKTMLTGIDFSNNTFSSPIVSSPPVELKGCTVSLTQAAGLAGLLGVKVRL
- the dusB gene encoding tRNA dihydrouridine synthase DusB — encoded protein: MLKIGNVELTGQALLAPMAGVTDRAFRELCVRFGAGYCVTEMVSAKALEYEDKKTAGLMDIGPKEHPCGIQIFGSEPKTMALAAKRALAFGPDIIDINMGCPVPKINASGSGAALMKTPQLCREIVAAVKDAVNIPVTVKIRTGWDSGSINAVEVAKICAEAGADAVAVHARTKTQMYKPGVDWRMIRAVKEAVSIPVIGNGDVTGPNAAAHMLEQTGCDAVMIGRSAMGNPWIFQQINAALQEQVEIVPQPGLYQRMTVMLQHIAKMVEYKGEHRAMHEARKHVAWYLHGLRGAAEFRRRSGELETYRDLELLARDILNENQEETEENSR